The following nucleotide sequence is from Paenibacillus andongensis.
AGTTAGCGGCGGACGGGTGAGTAACACGTAGGTAACCTGCCTATAAGACCGGGATAACTATCGGAAACGATAGCTAAGACCGGATAACTGGTTTTCTCGCATGAGAGAATTATGAAACACGGAGCAATCTGTGGCTTATAGATGGGCCTGCGGCGCATTAGCTAGTTGGTGAGGTAACGGCTCACCAAGGCGACGATGCGTAGCCGACCTGAGAGGGTGAACGGCCACACTGGGACTGAGACACGGCCCAGACTCCTACGGGAGGCAGCAGTAGGGAATCTTCCGCAATGGACGCAAGTCTGACGGAGCAACGCCGCGTGAGTGATGAAGGTTTTCGGATCGTAAAGCTCTGTTGCCCTAGACGAACAGCAAGGCGAGTAACTGCGCTTTGTGTGACGGTATAGGAGAAGAAAGCCCCGGCTAACTACGTGCCAGCAGCCGCGGTAATACGTAGGGGGCAAGCGTTGTCCGGAATTATTGGGCGTAAAGCGCGCGCAGGCGGTTAATTAAGTTGGGTGTTTAAGCCCGGGGCTCAACCCCGGTTCGCATCCAAAACTGGTTGACTTGAGTGTAGGAGAGGAAAGTGGAATTCCACGTGTAGCGGTGAAATGCGTAGAGATGTGGAGGAACACCAGTGGCGAAGGCGACTTTCTGGCCTATAACTGACGCTGAGGCGCGAAAGCGTGGGGAGCAAACAGGATTAGATACCCTGGTAGTCCACGCCGTAAACGATGCATACTAGGTGTTGGGGATTCGATTCCTCGGTGCCGAAGTTAACACAGTAAGTATGCCGCCTGGGGAGTACGCTCGCAAGAGTGAAACTCAAAGGAATTGACGGGGACCCGCACAAGCAGTGGAGTATGTGGTTTAATTCGAAGCAACGCGAAGAACCTTACCAGGTCTTGACATCCCTCTGAATACGGTAGAGATATCGTAGGCCTTCGGGACAGAGGAGACAGGTGGTGCATGGTTGTCGTCAGCTCGTGTCGTGAGATGTTGGGTTAAGTCCCGCAACGAGCGCAACCCTTGATCTTAGTTGCCAGCACTTTGGGTGGGCACTCTAAGATGACTGCCGGTGACAAACCGGAGGAAGGTGGGGATGACGTCAAATCATCATGCCCCTTATGACCTGGGCTACACACGTACTACAATGGTCGGTACAACGGGAAGCGAAGCCGCGAGGTGGAGCCAATCCTTATAAGCCGATCTCAGTTCGGATTGCAGGCTGCAACTCGCCTGCATGAAGTCGGAATTGCTAGTAATCGCGGATCAGCATGCCGCGGTGAATACGTTCCCGGGTCTTGTACACACCGCCCGTCACACCACGAGAGTTTACAACACCCGAAGTCGGTGGGGTAACCCGCAAGGGAGCCAGCCGCCGAAGGTGGGGTAGATGATTGGGGTGAAGTCGTAACAAGGTAGCCGTATCGGAAGGTGCGGCTGGATCACCTCCTTTCTATGGAGACTCGGATCTGATAGATCCAGTCAAGTGCGAAAGCACAAAACGTTTACTCACTCGTGTTCAGTTTTGAAGGATGAATTTACCTTCAACTACTTGTTCCTTGAAAACTAGATAACGAAACAAAACGTAAAGTAAGAACTTAGGTTGCTTGATCTTATGATCTTGCGAAATTTTCAAATGTTTTTTTCTAGGTTAAGCTAGAAAGAGCACACGGAGGATGCCTAGGCACTAGGAGCCGAAGAAGGACGTGGCGAACGACGAAATGCCTCGGGGAGCCGTAAGCAGGCTTTGATCCGGGGATGTCCGAATGGGGGAACCCAGCTGTGGTAATGCGCAGTTACTCTATTGTGAATACATAGCAATAGTAGAGGCATACCCAGGGAACTGAAACATCTAAGTACCTGGAGGAAAAGAAAACAAAAGTGATTCCGTCAGTAGCGGCGAGCGAAAGCGGAATAGCCCAAACCAAGGAGCTTGCTCCTTGGGGTTGTAGGACCTCGATGTGGGGTTAGTTCGGTAGGCGAAGTGATCTGGAAAGGTCCGGCATAGAAGGTAAAAGCCCTGTAGCCAAAATCGAACGAAACCCCTAGAGGTATCCTGAGTACGGCGGGTCACGTGAAACCCCGTCGGAATCCGGCAGGACCATCTGCCAAGGCTAAATACTCCCTAGTGACCGATAGTGAAGCAGTACCGTGAGGGAAAGGTGAAAAGCACCGCGGAAGCGGAGTGAAAAAGAACCTGAAACCGTGTGCTTACAAGAAGTCAGAGCCCTCTATATGGGTGATGGCGTGCCTTTTGTAGAATGAACCGGCGAGTTACGTTCCCGTGCGAGGTTAAGCTGAAAAGGCGGAGCCGCAGCGAAAGCGAGTCTGAATAGGGCGCTTGAGTACGTGGACGTAGACCCGAAACCGTGTGATCTACCCCTGTCCAGGGTGAAGGTGAGGTAACACTCACTGGAGGCCCGAACCCACGCATGTTGAAAAATGCGGGGATGAGGTGGGGGTAGCGGAGAAATTCCAATCGAACTCGGAGATAGCTGGTTCTCCCCGAAATAGCTTTAGGGCTAGCCTCGGATGTGGAGTTGTGGAGGTAAAGCACTGATTGGGTGCGGGGCCCGCCAAGGGTTACCAAGTCCAGTCAAACTCTGAATGCCACAAACTTAAATCCGGGAGTCAGACAGTGAGTGCTAAGATCCATTGTCAAAAGGGAAACAGCCCAGACCATCAGCTAAGGTCCCCAAGTGTGTGTTAAGTGGGAAAGGATGTGGAGTTGCACAGACAACCAGGATGTTGGCTTAGAAGCAGCCACCATTGAAAGAGTGCGTAATAGCTCACTGGTCGAGTGACTCTGCGCCGAAAATGTAACGGGGCTAAACACGCCACCGAAGCTATGGCTTGCACGTATGTGCATGGGTAGGGGAGCGTTGTATGTACGTTGAATTCTGACCGTAAGGACAGGTGGAGCGCATACAAGTGAGAATGCCGGTATAAGTAACGAAAAGATCAGTGAGAATCTGATCCGCCGAAAACCTAAGGGTTCCTGAGGAAGGCTCGTCCGCTCAGGGTAAGTCGGGACCTAAGGCGAGGCCGAAAGGCGTAGTCGATGGACAACAGGTGGAAATTCCTGTACCACCGTAGCCGTTATGAGCGATGGAGTGACGCAGAAGGATAGTGACGCGAGCTGATGGATGCTCGTCCAAGCAGTGAGGCTGGTTAGTAGGCAAATCCGCTAACCGTAAGGCTGGGCTGTGATGGGGAGGGAAACTTTAAGTACCGAAGGTCATGAGTTCACACTGCCAAGAAAAGCTTCTAGCCAGGCGAAGGTGCCCGTACCGCAAACCGACACAGGTGGGTGAGAAGAGAATTCTAAGGCGCGCGGAAGAACTCTCGTTAAGGAACTCGGCAAAATGACCCCGTAACTTCGGGAGAAGGGGTGCCTCGGTAGGGTGAATAGCCCGAGGGGGCCGCAGTGAAAAGGCCCAAGCGACTGTTTAGCAAAAACACAGGTCTGTGCGAAGCCGCAAGGCGAAGTATACGGGCTGACGCCTGCCCGGTGCTGGAAGGTTAAGAGGAGTGGTTAGGGGCAACCCGAAGCTATGAATTGAAGCCCCAGTAAACGGCGGCCGTAACTATAACGGTCCTAAGGTAGCGAAATTCCTTGTCAGGTAAATTCTGACCCGCACGAATGGCGTAACGACTTGGGCGCTGTCTCAACGAGAGATCCGGTGAAATTTTAATACCTGTGAAGATGCAGGTTACCCGCGACAAGACGGAAAGACCCCATGGAGCTTTACTGCAGCTTGATATTGGACTTTGGTACGATCTGTACAGGATAGGTGGGAGCCTTTGAAGCCTGAGCGCCAGCTTGGGTGGAGGCGCCGTTGGGATACCACCCTGATCGTATCGGAGTTCTAACCTGGTACCGTAATCCGGTATGGGGACAGTGTCAGGTGGGCAGTTTGACTGGGGCGGTCGCCTCCTAAAATGTAACGGAGGCGTTTAAAGGTTCCCTCAGAATGGTTGGAAATCATTCGCAGAGTGCAAAGGCATAAGGGAGCTTGACTGCGAGACCTACAAGTCGAGCAGGGACGAAAGTCGGACTTAGTGATCCGGTGGTACCGAATGGAAGGGCCATCGCTCAACGGATAAAAGCTACCCTGGGGATAACAGGCTTATCTCCCCCAAGAGTCCACATCGACGGGGAGGTTTGGCACCTCGATGTCGGCTCATCGCATCCTGGGGCTGAAGTAGGTCCCAAGGGTTGGGCTGTTCGCCCATTAAAGCGGTACGCGAGCTGGGTTCAGAACGTCGTGAGACAGTTCGGTCCCTATCTGTCGCGGGCGTAGGAAATTTGAGAGGAGCTGTCCTTAGTACGAGAGGACCGGGATGGACGTACCGCTGGTGTACCAGTTGTCTCGCCAGAGGCATCGCTGGGTAGCTATGTACGGAGGGGATAAGCGCTGAAAGCATCTAAGCGCGAAGCCCCCCTCAAGATGAGATTTCCCAGTATGTAAGACCCCTTGTAGACGACGAGGTTGATAGGTTCGAGGTGGAAGTGCAGCAATGCATGCAGCTGACGAATACTAATCGGTCGAGGGCTTAACCACAAACCCTGAGTGTTACTTTACGCAAGTTTCGTATCTAGTTTTCAAGGCGCAAACCACGCTTTGACTGTTTGGTGATGATGGCGGAGGGGACCCACGCGTTCCCATCTCGAACACGACCGTTAAGCCCTCCAGCGTCGATGGTACTTGAACCGCAGGGTTCTGGGAGAGTAGAACGTTGCCAAGCAGTGCCCACTAGTTGGGTATTTTTTTTGCCGCCCCTTTCACGGGGAAATAAGGCCCGTTGGTCAAGTGGTTAAGACACCTCCCTTTCACGGAGGTAACAGGGGTTCGAGTCCCCTACGGGTCACCAATAACCCTTTAACAATTTCATGAACGCTTAGCTCAGCTGGGAGAGCACTACCTTGACAGGGTAGGGGTCGGCGGTTCGATCCCGTCAGCGTTCACCATATACCTTTGGAGCTGTGGTGTAGTGGCCTAACATGCCTGCCTGTCACGCAGGAGACCGCGGGTTCGAATCCCGTCAGCTCCGCCATTATTACTTTCCGGATACACTTGTAAGAACATCAAGCATGGCTTTGTAGCTCAGTCGGTAGAGCAGAGGACTGAAAATCCTCGTGTCGGCGGTTCGATTCCGTCCAAAGCCACCACTTCACCCCAAAAAGTGAAGTAGAGTCTATGGTGTAGTTTCCGATTACTTTTCGGGGACCCCATAACTAAATGAGCCGTTGTAGCTCAACTGGTAGAGCAACTGACTTGTAATCAGTAGGTTGGGGGTTCAAGTCCTCTCGACGGCACCACAATACTCAAAAAAGAAAAAGCGTTATAACGCCGACTACTTTTTCGGGGCTTAGCAAGACTTATTCATATGGCGGTCGTGGCGAAGGGGTTAACGCACTGGTTTGTGGATCCAGCATTCGCGGGTTCAAGTCCCGTCGTCCGCCCATTTTTTCAAATCTTATATGAGTCATTAGCTCAGTTGGTAGAGCACCTGACTTTTAATCAGGGTGTCGTAGGTTCGAATCCTACATGACTCACCATTTATTTATTGCCTTATTTACAGCATGCGCGTATGGCGGAATTGGCAGACGCACTAGACTTAGGATCTAGCGGGCGACCGTGGGGGTTCAAGTCCCTCTACGCGCATCCCAAAGTGATGAACTGGATTGTTGCTTAGTGGCTTCCAGTTCGGAGCTTTCAATTAAGCCGGAGTGGCGGAATCGGCAGACGCACAGGACTTAAAATCCTGCGGTAGGTGACTACCGTACCGGTTCAAGTCCGGTCTTCGGCATTATCATAACTGCTTGCGTGCCTTAACAATCAAGGCGCGCCACATAAGCCGGCATGGCGGAATGGCAGACGCGCTCGACTCAAAATCGAGTCCGAAAGGGTGGAGGTTCGAGTCCTCTTGCCGGTATCTCATGACAAGTAAAGTGGTTGAACAGGAAGCTTTCCTGATCAACCACTTTTTTTGTCGTTCCTCGAATAGGATTTCGACAAGGGCTGCCCCTTTGGTCATAAGGCCTAAGGTGACAGCCCTATTTCTGCAGGCATCACTTGATTCGGTACTGCATTCTGAATTGTTTTGGCTTAGTACCCGTATGTTTGGTAAAACAGCGGATGAAGTAGGGAAAGGAGCCAAAGCCCGATTCTTCAGCTATCTTACTAATGGTCTCATCCGTGTGGATGAGCAAAAGCTTTGCTTGTTCCAAACGATAGCTAGTGACATATTCGAGAGGCGTGCAGCCAAACGTTTTTTTCATACATAAGGCAATATAGTTGATGTGAAAATGGAGCGCTTCTGCTAATTCTTTATACTTAACTGGTTCTTGATAATGTTTCCTTAAGAAAGTCGCGGCATCCTCTGCGATCTGTAAGTAAGGATTGTTTCCGGCGAAACCACCCTCCTCTTGAAGGCTCAGGAGCAAGTTATGAAAACATTGCTGTTGTTTCCATTGAGACAATAAAGAAGGATTACTTTTTAAAAGCAGCAGCTGCCGCATTTGGGTATATGTCTGTTCAGGTGTTAGTAGGCTTCCGGTTCTCGGCAAATAGAAAGAGAAATATGCGATCTGCTCGTAAGGGTTCTGTGTACGCGGGAAGGTAAGTGATGATTGTTCGTCGACCTCATTCCAGCTACCTAACGTCTGGAAATGCAGCCAGTAGAAGTGGGTCTCTTCCCGGCAAGCTGTTGCCGTACGGTGGGAACGATCAGGGCGGAGGATAGCGTAATGATTCTCGGGAATGGTATAAGGCGTTGATTCTTCTTCCATGTACAGACAGCCTTTGGTCACGATAAGGAGATCGAATACACCTATATTTATGCGAGCCGGATGCTTGCCGCCTACAGTGTAGGTATCTTCACCGCTGGTAATGTAATGGGGCATAGGCGGAGAAATGAGTTGGAACATGAACCCTTCCGCTCCTTTCAGCATTCTTATGAACTTATCATAGGGTAAACAATGTGAATAGGCAAAAAAATTTCACTTCAGCGTGAATTACATTGAATTTATTTGTCGCAATGATGTTGTGATTGGATAAAAACTAGTTGCGATTAGATATCTGATTTTTGGTGAGTGAAGCTTATAGTTAAGTCAGAAAATCATTAGAATAGGAGTGTTCACTATGAATCTACAGCAGTCTGTATTCGAAGCGTTGCCGCTTGGCAGCATTAAACCAACAGGTTGGATTCGGAATCAACTTCTCATTCAAGCCAATGGATTGACGGGGCACTTAGAAGAGCACTGGGCGGATGTCGGCCCCAATAACGGTTGGATCGGAGGAGATGGCGAAAGTTGGGAGCGTGGACCATACTATCTTGACGGTTTGGTGCCACTGGCTTATTTGCTCGAAGATGAGGCCTTAATAAAGAAAGCTAAGCGTTGGGTGGAATGGACGCTAAGTAGTCAGAGGGAAAATGGACTTTTTGGACCCGAGCGTATAAAAACGGTTAATTCGGACGTTGATAAGAATCAAGACTGGTGGCATTACATGATCATGTTGAAGGTGCTCATGCAATATGAGGAAGCGACAGGTGATGAACGAGTCGTTCCATTCCTGTCATGTTATTTTGAATACGTCCATCGTACAATCGAAGAGCAGCCGCTTAAGGGTTGGGCGGAAACACGCGGCTCAGAGATGCTGTTATGCCTTCTATGGTTATACCGACGAACATCCGCTAGTTCGCTGCTTGAAATCGCACAAATCGTTGCGAAGCAAACAACGGATTGGACAAGTGTTTTTCACGATTTCCCTTTTTGGAGGAAGGTGGAGCATTGGGACTGGACGACACATGTTGTTAATGTAGCGATGGGACTGAAAACACCGGGCATCCGCTATCTGCTGAGCGGTGATGCCAGGGAGCATGCTGCTGTCCATCGAGGGATTGATAGCCTGATGAACTATCATGGACAGGCACATGGCATGTTCTCAGGGGACGAATGGTTGTCTGGCACTCATCCGAGTCAGGGGGTGGAAGTATGCGCTGTTGTGGAATACATGTTCACGATGGAGAATTTAGTGCGTATTTTTGGTGAAGGACGATTCGGTGATATTCTGGAGAAAGTTGCTTTCAATGCATTGCCTGCAACAATCTCACCGGATTGGACATCCCATCAGTACGATCAGCAAGTGAATCAAGTAGTATGCAATGTTGCTGCACGAAATTGGAGTAACGGACCAGATGCTAATTTGTTCGGCCTAGAGCCCAACTTCGGATGCTGCACGTCGAATATGCACCAAGGCTGGCCAAAGCTCGTCTCTCATTTATGGATGACAGATAAGCATGGCGGACTTGTGGCTGTTTCTTACGCGCCTTGCTCCGTAAAGACACTAGTAGGAACAGGAGTTAAAGCTCAGCTTCAGGTTAGCGGAGAATATCCATTTCGCGACCTCGTCAAGATGGAGCTAACGTTGGAGAGATCGGAACGTTTTGTTGTCTCACTGCGTGTTCCGCAGTGGTGCACGGCTCCAAGGCTCACCATTAACGGGGAAGACGTATCATTGCAAGTCGCGGATGGCTACGCCAAAGTAGAGCGCGAATGGAGCAATGGGGATAGCATTCTTCTTCATCTGCCGATGGAAGTCCGCACGCTTTCCCGTAATTTGCACGCGGTAAGCGTAGAGCGAGGACCGCTTGTTTATGCGCTTCCGGTGGCAGAAAACTGGCAGCGTATAGTGGAACGTCCGATGTTCCACGATTGGGAAGTGTATCCGGCATCTCCGTGGAAGTATGGATTAATGGAAAACACAGCTTTTGAAGTAAAAGAAATAGAAGTTCCCTATCAACCTTTCGAGGCTTCCAAAGCACCGGTACGCTTGAAAGTCAGCGGCAAACTTATCCATGACTGGCGCATGGAAGGCAACAACGCGGGAACTCCTCCCATGCATCCGAAAGTGGATAAACAGCCTGTTGTAGAATTGGATTTAGTACCGTATGGCAGTGCAAGATTGCGAATCGGAGAGTTTCCTGTCATTGGCAAACGTCAAACGAGAGAGTGAACTGGTTCGTATGAAACCTTGCCTGTTTTTTCACTCCTCTCGATTCACACTCTATTTTAAAACAAAATTTCATATTTTATTTTAATATTGAAATATTATTTTGTTGTTCCTATAATAATAGGTATTCGCTTCACTTTGTAAACACTTACATGACAGGATGGAGCTGCGGAAATTATTTTTGGCTTTGCGAGGGGAGTTAGTAAACGATATGAGTAAGAATCGTATGAGCAGGAGTCATACAGACCTCACTGAATGGACGCTTCGGCAAAAAATCGGACAGATGATCCTTTGTGGATTTGAAGGCACGAGCATGAGCGAAGATCTGGAGAACTTTATTGAACTAAACCACATTGGCGGGGTCATTTACTTTGCTCGTAATGTGCAGGATACACAGCAAGTTGCTCTTTTGTCCGAGCAGCTCCAACAAGTCGCAAAACGGTCTCAGAATCTGCCGTTATGGATATCTATCGATCAAGAGGGCGGCATGGTGGCTCGCTTGACGGAAGGCGTGGCGTTAATGCCAGGGCAGATGGCACTGGCAGCGGGAGCTCTTAATGCGACTGACGGTTCAAAGTCTGCTTATGAGGCGTCCTTCATTTCAGGGCAGGAATTGCGAACGCTTGGTGTTAACATGAACTTCGCACCCGTTCTGGATGTGAATAATAATCCGGATAATCCCGTTATCGGTGTTCGGTCATTCGGGGAATCTCCGGAACTTGTGGCTGAATTTGGACGTCAGTCGATGCAAGGCTATCAGGATGCAGGGGTCGTTGCAACGGCCAAGCATTTCCCGGGACATGGTGATACGAACGTGGATTCGCACCTGGATTTACCAACGATCGAGCATGCTGAAGCGCGTATTCGTACGGTTGAATTGGTGCCTTTCGTTGAATCGATCAAGAACGGCGTGGATGCAATAATGTCAGCACATATTTATTTCCCTGCCTTAGAATCGGCTAAGTTGCCTGTTACTCTCTCGAAGTCGGTACTTACAGGACTTCTTCGCGAGGAGCTCGGCTTTGAGGGAGTTATCATGACTGACTGCATGGAAATGAACGCGATCTCCGAGCATTACGGCACAGCGTCGGCGGCTGTTATGGCGGTCGAAGCAGGAGCTGATCTCGTGCTGATCAGCCACAGCCGCGACCGCCAACTCGCGGCCATCACCGCGCTGGAGCGCGCGGTGCGCGAAGAGCGCGTTACCGAAGCGCGTATTGACGCTTCGGTCGCCCGTTTGCTCGCGCTCAAGGAGCGGCGCGGCTTGTTTGAAGCGCGGCCAAGTGCAGGGGCCGCGCAAGAGGTCGGGACCGCGGCGCACCGCGCGGTCGCTCAGCGCCTCAGCGAAGCGAGCATCACGCTCGTCAAAGACGAGCAGAAGCTGCTCCCGCTGAAGCGGGTGAAGACGCTCACGGTCACTGTGGCCGCAGCCGTTTCGTCGGGTGTCGACGAAACGTACGCGGGCCCCGCGAGCTTGGGGGCAGCGCTGGCCGAGCACGGCCTAGACGTGCTCGATCGCGTGCTGCCGCTGCCTGAGGTGGCAGCGAGCAGCGCTGGGCTGCTCGCCGAGGCGCAGCAGGCGGAGCAGATCGTCATCGGGACGTACAACGCCCGATTCCATCCCGCGCAGGTCGAGCTGGTGCGTGCCCTGCAGGCGCTCGGCAAGCCGCTTGTCGTTGTCGCACTGCGAGTGCCGTACGATTTGCTTGAGCTGCCGGAGATTTCAACCTTCGTCGCGGCTTACGAAAGCCGGCCGCTTGCTCTGCATAGCGCGGCCAAGTGCTTGCTAGGCCAGCTAATGCCGCAAGGCCGGCTGCCGGTTTCGCTCGGTCAAGACTATCCGGCAGGATGGAAATGGGAGAGTGGTTTGTGATGCTGCGCTCCTTATTGAATCAAACGTCTCTGACGGTGGCTGGCATTATGTCAGGAACTTCCCTCGACGGGATTGACGTAGCGCTAGTCCGGATTGATGGCTGCGGCGCCCACGCGAAGGTCGAGGTGCTTCACTTTGAGAGCTTTGCCTATGAAGATGAATTACGGGAAAAGCTCAAAGAATTATGTTCCATCGAACATTCCGATGTGTCTCTACTATGCGGGATGAACTTCGCGATAGCGGAACGCTTTGCCGATGCAGTGCTGCGTGCGGCGGCAGCGGCAAACATTCCCATGGAGCAAATTGATCTCATCAGCTCTCATGGTCAAACGGTATGGCACATTCCAGTCGCGGATGAAACGAAATCATTTCTGCCGAAATCAACCCTGCAAATCGGCGATTTATCCGTCCTAGCAAAGCGCACGGGAAGACCTGTTGTGGGCGATTTCCGTACAGCGGATATGGCGGTTGGCGGTCAAGGTGCACCTCTTGCGCCTTACGGTGACTTTATTATGTTCCGACATGAGGAAAAGGGGCGTATTCTCCAAAATATCGGCGGTATTGGCAATTGCACCGCGATTCCGGCTTCCGCATCGACAGAAGCTAATCGTCTTATCGCCTTTGATACTGGACCCGGTAATATGATCATGGACCAAGTTGTCTTCGAGCTTTCACAGGGCAGGTTGACTTATGATGCGAATGGCGCATGGGCCTCTATCGGCTTTGTAGATGTAGAGCTGCTTAATAGCATGCTGGCACATCCCTACTTCAAGCTCCCTCCGCCCAAAACGACGGGGCGGGAGCTCTTTGGTAAAACGTATGCCTCCTCTTATTTGGCAACTGCTCTTGAGCGAGGATTATCTCCTGAAGACATCGTGGCGACAGCGACTTCATTTACCGCTCATTCCATCGCTCGTGCTTACAACGACTTTGTTCTTCCGGAGTATAACATTGCAGAAGTGATTGTTAGCGGGGGCGGGGCGCATAATCAGACGCTGCTCCGGATACTCCGAGAGCTGCTTCCGAAGCAATCCATTCTTACATCGGATGAACTTGGCTTATCGAGTGATGCCAAAGAAGCTGTCCTCTTTGCTTTGTTAGGCAACGATTGGATTCATGGCGTGCCTAATAATCTGCCATCTGCTACTGGAGCTGGGCGGCCAACGATTATGGGCAAGTTAGCTCTTCCTTAGATTCTTTTGTTATAGAACTGACAGATATTAATTGGTTTTGTTCCCGGGTCAAACATGCCCGGAGCATTAACACCCGCCAATCGACGGGGATTGTGAAGTTTCTCTCAGTATGTATCCGTAGATTTTTTGGCAAGCTTTTGAATAACTTGGTCTACTTTATGAATATGCTGCGACATCTTTTCCGCTGCAAGCTGCTCATCTTTCGTCTCA
It contains:
- a CDS encoding anhydro-N-acetylmuramic acid kinase; this encodes MGEWFVMLRSLLNQTSLTVAGIMSGTSLDGIDVALVRIDGCGAHAKVEVLHFESFAYEDELREKLKELCSIEHSDVSLLCGMNFAIAERFADAVLRAAAAANIPMEQIDLISSHGQTVWHIPVADETKSFLPKSTLQIGDLSVLAKRTGRPVVGDFRTADMAVGGQGAPLAPYGDFIMFRHEEKGRILQNIGGIGNCTAIPASASTEANRLIAFDTGPGNMIMDQVVFELSQGRLTYDANGAWASIGFVDVELLNSMLAHPYFKLPPPKTTGRELFGKTYASSYLATALERGLSPEDIVATATSFTAHSIARAYNDFVLPEYNIAEVIVSGGGAHNQTLLRILRELLPKQSILTSDELGLSSDAKEAVLFALLGNDWIHGVPNNLPSATGAGRPTIMGKLALP
- the nagZ gene encoding beta-N-acetylhexosaminidase, encoding MSKNRMSRSHTDLTEWTLRQKIGQMILCGFEGTSMSEDLENFIELNHIGGVIYFARNVQDTQQVALLSEQLQQVAKRSQNLPLWISIDQEGGMVARLTEGVALMPGQMALAAGALNATDGSKSAYEASFISGQELRTLGVNMNFAPVLDVNNNPDNPVIGVRSFGESPELVAEFGRQSMQGYQDAGVVATAKHFPGHGDTNVDSHLDLPTIEHAEARIRTVELVPFVESIKNGVDAIMSAHIYFPALESAKLPVTLSKSVLTGLLREELGFEGVIMTDCMEMNAISEHYGTASAAVMAVEAGADLVLISHSRDRQLAAITALERAVREERVTEARIDASVARLLALKERRGLFEARPSAGAAQEVGTAAHRAVAQRLSEASITLVKDEQKLLPLKRVKTLTVTVAAAVSSGVDETYAGPASLGAALAEHGLDVLDRVLPLPEVAASSAGLLAEAQQAEQIVIGTYNARFHPAQVELVRALQALGKPLVVVALRVPYDLLELPEISTFVAAYESRPLALHSAAKCLLGQLMPQGRLPVSLGQDYPAGWKWESGL
- a CDS encoding helix-turn-helix transcriptional regulator, translated to MFQLISPPMPHYITSGEDTYTVGGKHPARINIGVFDLLIVTKGCLYMEEESTPYTIPENHYAILRPDRSHRTATACREETHFYWLHFQTLGSWNEVDEQSSLTFPRTQNPYEQIAYFSFYLPRTGSLLTPEQTYTQMRQLLLLKSNPSLLSQWKQQQCFHNLLLSLQEEGGFAGNNPYLQIAEDAATFLRKHYQEPVKYKELAEALHFHINYIALCMKKTFGCTPLEYVTSYRLEQAKLLLIHTDETISKIAEESGFGSFPYFIRCFTKHTGTKPKQFRMQYRIK
- a CDS encoding glycoside hydrolase family 127 protein; translated protein: MNLQQSVFEALPLGSIKPTGWIRNQLLIQANGLTGHLEEHWADVGPNNGWIGGDGESWERGPYYLDGLVPLAYLLEDEALIKKAKRWVEWTLSSQRENGLFGPERIKTVNSDVDKNQDWWHYMIMLKVLMQYEEATGDERVVPFLSCYFEYVHRTIEEQPLKGWAETRGSEMLLCLLWLYRRTSASSLLEIAQIVAKQTTDWTSVFHDFPFWRKVEHWDWTTHVVNVAMGLKTPGIRYLLSGDAREHAAVHRGIDSLMNYHGQAHGMFSGDEWLSGTHPSQGVEVCAVVEYMFTMENLVRIFGEGRFGDILEKVAFNALPATISPDWTSHQYDQQVNQVVCNVAARNWSNGPDANLFGLEPNFGCCTSNMHQGWPKLVSHLWMTDKHGGLVAVSYAPCSVKTLVGTGVKAQLQVSGEYPFRDLVKMELTLERSERFVVSLRVPQWCTAPRLTINGEDVSLQVADGYAKVEREWSNGDSILLHLPMEVRTLSRNLHAVSVERGPLVYALPVAENWQRIVERPMFHDWEVYPASPWKYGLMENTAFEVKEIEVPYQPFEASKAPVRLKVSGKLIHDWRMEGNNAGTPPMHPKVDKQPVVELDLVPYGSARLRIGEFPVIGKRQTRE